The Bacillota bacterium region CTGGAAGAAACTGCTCTAGGACGGGTCTTGCGCCTCTCAAACCCACGTGTTAGCCGGGGATCCTACAGCCGTCAGCGTCTACCGGATTCCTGACCATATTCACCGTCATGTTGAATCGGCACTAACATCACGGCCACCGAAGGCGGGTCGTTAGACACCTGGAACACGGTGTTAGCTACCTGCCCGTTGAGGTGCTCTCCCGCCCTGGACGAAACCACGTACAGCCCATAGCTGAGCTGGTGCAGGCACTTGGGATCCAGCAAAGTGCTCACCTCCTGGAGAGTATGAATTCATGGGATGTGGAACCCCCCTCAAGGGTAGCACGGAACGAGGCATAAATCAAAGAGGCCCGGGTACACCGAGCCTCAGATTATGGGTTGTCCCGCACCTATAGCGCCCCGTGTTCCTTCAGGGACTTCGCAAGATAACCGAGGAATTCCTCGGCCTTTTCCACTGGCGGGCGAGTAGCCAGGCTCACCGCCAGGAAGGTGATGGTGGATGTGATTATGCTCCACACGCCGGGCCAGTGTCCCAGCGGCCTGAGGCCTGAGAACTGCAGGTACAGCGCTACGCCGCCACCCAGGATAATGCTGGCCACTGCCCCCTGGGCTGTGGAGCCTTTCCAGAAGAAGGCGCCGAATATGGCGGGCACCAGGACCAGGAGCCCAGCGGAGGAGGCCACGGAGAGGGCCGCGATCAGCCCCAGCTCCAGCCTGGCAAAGAGCAGGATCAACAAGGCGAACAGGGGTATGAAGAGCTTGCCGGCAAGGAGCTGCCGTGCTTCGTCAACACCCCTGGCAGATACCCCGTAGAGGTCCCGGGACACCATCGAAGAAAGTGTCAATATGATGGAATCCACTGTGGAGATGGCCGCGGCTGTGATGCCGATCATTGCCACGATCGAAAGCAGGGGCGGGAGTACACTAGTTAATCCCAGAAGGGTAGGGGTTGCCAGGTCGGCATTGGCTAGGCTTGGGAGGAGGAGGAGGGCGGAAAAGCCCCAGATCACGGATACCAGGGTGTAGATGAACCCGAAGGCAAGGAACCCCAGGAGCATGGTCCTCATGCTCCTCAGGCTCTTGGTCACAAAGAGGCGCTGGCTCACCTGGGGGTTGGAGATGCTGAAGAAGAACCAGGGAATGGTCAGGCCGATGAAGGCCTTGATATTGAAGAAGCCGGGTCCTGGCACTGTGAGCCAGGCGGCGTACTCCGCCTCCAGGCGAAAGAACATTGGCCCAAAGCCCCCAAAACCCCTGTAGGCGACGATGACCACGGACAATACCGCTGCAACTACCATAAAGAGTGCCTGCAGGGAGTCGGTCCAGGCGACTGAGCGCATGCCTGCTATCAGCGCCCACAAAATGGCCAGGAGCGTCGCGATGATAACCCCTGTCATGAAGGGGATGGACCCTCCGGACAATCCCTTCAGGAGATAGCCTATTCCCATGAGCTGCACAGCGCTGTAGGGGATCAAGAACACCATGCATGCCAAGGCTGAGACGTACCCCAGCAGCCTGCTCTGGTACCTGTCTGCCAGGAGCTCGGTGGGGGTAACGTAGTTGTACTTGCGTCCCGCAAGCCAGAACCGGGGACCGAAGAAGGCGACCAGGACGAGGCCGGAGAGGTAGATGAGCTCGAAACCCAGGGCGCCGACCCCTCCTCGATAGGTGAAACCCGCCAGCCCCACCAGCATGAAGGCGCTGTAGGTGGTGGCGCTGTAGGTGAGGGCACCGACGAAACCTCCAATGGTGCGATTAGCCAGGAAGTACTCCGTGATGCCCTTGCCCATGCCCCTCTTGGAGGCAAGGGCGACTGCAGTCCCTATCACAACATAAATGGCCAGGGCAGCATAAACCCATCCTGGAGGCATCACACATCCCTCCAGCCGGCAGTGACCTTCGCTATGCTGAAGATCGCGATGAGAGCAAACACGCACCAGAAGAGAAACGCACCTGAAGCCTTCTGGACGTGCTGCATCATGATAAAGGGTACGCAGTATGCTGAGAGAAGCAGCACGAAAAACCACAGTGACCACCACAAACCGCGACTGGACATAGGTTTTCTCCTTTCTGCTATACAGGTGTAAAGACTACTGTCGTGAACGTTAACACCCTTCGACACCCGCCTTTGATCACCTTCCTGGGGAGCATAGTTTTTCGCAGTCAAGGTGGTCTGAGCTGGGGATCCCAGTGAATCCACAAGTACGCAGGGGTTGAGGTGCTCTTGTCTTGGGTGTTAGTATGTGGTATCATATCGAAGAGGTCGGGCCGTGGCGCAGTTTGGTAGCGCGCTTGAATGGGGTTCAAGAGGTCGCTGGTTCGAATCCAGTCGGCCCGACCAGGAAAAGACCAGTAAGGCCCGCTGATGTAGGAGCGGGTCTCTTGCATAAGAGGAGGATTTGGGGTCCCTTTGGGAACCTGGACTGTTTTGTCCATGCTAAGTCGTTAGTATGGGTAAAACGCAAAATTGGGGAGTGGGGGAGGGGGCTAGGGTGGGGGTTTGGCATTCTGCATGCTGCCCTACAATATCACACGCCTCGAACTTGAGCCCCGCCACGTAACTCCAGTTAACCAAGGACGGGAGACTGCCTGGGCATGGGGCGGACACTCAAAAGGTCTATTATAGTCGGTATGGACTTGGGGGGGGGGCGAACTACCTGACCGGAGCCAACCGGGCTCCAGTCATACACGACATCCTCGGTTGCGAGGGACTCAACTCGCATTCTTTTACTCGCGTGGAATTGAAATCCGGTACTTCTTCATCTTCCTGTAGAGCGTGTTCCTGCTGATACCAAGCACAGAGGCACACCGGGAGACATTGCCGGATGTGTCCTTGAGGGTTTCCCTTATCAGCTTTTCCTCTTGCCTCTGTACTGACCCCTGGTAACGTGCCTTCGTCACCTTCCTGTCTGCGACCTTCGCTCCCGCCGCATGAGCCTGCAAGGGCTCGGGCAGGTGCTGAAGGGTCACCGTCTCCCCGCGCGCCAGGTTGATGGCCCTTTCTAGGGCATTCGACAGTTCGCGTACGTTGCCAGGCCACCTGTACCTCTCGAGCGCCACAGCGGCTTCTGGTGCAATGGCAGCAGGGGGCAGCCTGAGCATGGTTGAGAACTTCTGCACGAAGTGATTAGCCAGGAGCAGTATATCGTCTTCCCGCTCCTTAAGGGGAGGAATGCGCAGGCGGATCACGTCAAGGCGATGGTACAGGTCCCTGCGGAAGTTCCCCTTATCCACCTCCTTCCTGATGTCCCGGTTGGTGGCAGCTATCACCCTCACGTTCACCAGTATTGGCCTGTGGCCGCCAACCCTTATTACCTGCTTCTCCTCGAGAACCCTGAGCAGGGACGCCTGGGTCTCGAAGGGCATGTCCCCGACCTCATCAAGGAAGAGGGTGCCGTCGTTTGCCAGTTCGAACTTGCCCGGGCGGCCTCCTCGCTTCGCTCCTGTGAAGGCACCCTCCTCGTACCCGAAGAGCTCGCTCTCCAGGAGATCCCTGGGGATCGCCCCGCAGTTTATGGCCACAAACGGACCAGTATGCATGGGGCTGGTATTATGGATGGCCTGGGCGAACATTTCCTTGCCAGTTCCACTCTCCCCTTCAAGGAGCACCGTGGAAAGGCTCTGAGCTACCGCCTTGGCGGTCTCCAGGGCCCGGCGCAGGCTGCGGCTCTTCCCCAGGATGTGGTCGAAGGTGAACTGGGCCCTGGCGCCGGAAATCCGGGTGACAAGGCGCTGCACATTCTTCATGGGCTGGAGGGTAATGACGCCACCGGACACCCTTCTCTCGTTGTCCGTGATGGGACAGCCCGAGAGCAGGAACTGCACCCGTCCAAGGCTTGTGTCCAGGAACACCTCGCGGTCAGATATCACCCGCCGGTTGTTCAGGAGGTCCGTGACGATGTCCGGCATGTTGATGCACGTGCTCACGTGCTGGCCAATGTAATCATCCCTGCCAAGGCCCAGCAGTTCTACGGCGAGCTCGTTGAGCTTCGTGATGTGCCCGTACTTGTCGAAGGATACCAGGCCGTCCGAGATGGATTCTATTATGGCGGCAGTATTGTTGTAGGCTTTGGTAAGCTCGGCGTTGGCAGCCTCCAAGTCCAGCTGGTTCTGAATGGCCTGTACCGCTGCCACAACCATTCCAAGGGTGTGGGCGTGGGCGTAGCGGTAGTCGCCCGAGACGTCAAGGATACCAATCATTTCCCCGTGGTTGTTCCTTATAGGGGCAGCGGAGCAGGTCAGCCAGTGGTTTGCCCTGCAGTAGTGTTCGGTGGCGTACACCTGTAGTGGCTTTTGCTCGATCATCACGAGGCCCATGGCGTTGGTGCCCTTGGTGCCCTCGTCCCAGAACTCCCCTACCCGGAAGTGGTAGTCCCTCTCCAGGATCTCCCTATCACCCATTAGCGCAAGGATACAGCACTCCTCGTCCAGGAGTACCACCACAAACCCAGAGCCTTGTACCAACCGGTACAGGTTCTCTAGGAAGGGCTTGGCCACCTCGATAAGGCGCTGCCGGCGCTGGAGGTTGATCCTGATCTGTGGATCGGGCAGGGTCATGGCAATTGGCCTTTCAGGGTTAAGGCTCTTGGCTAGGCAACGCTGCCAGGACCTGAGAAACATGGGGTCAATGGCATCCACTGTCTCGGGATCCCAGCCCTGTAAAACTATTTGCTCCCAGCAGCGGTACGTCTCCTCCACTCTCTCCCGGTCAGGTTCCACAGTGTGATCCCCTCCCAAGAACCCTTGAGCGAGTCCCGGATTCCCCTGGACGGCCCGCGACTCGAAGGGAACTGCCTTTACCGTTCATGGAGGTTTGTTCCTAGTGACCCGAATGCCAAATTGTTCTCTCTCTTCCAACTACTCTATTCGCTCAAGCTGTCCAAGACCCTTTTCCCTCGCGCGTTGAGGGTAAAGCCCGCTGTCACCTTTGTCCCATGGCCTGAGCCAGTCATGCGCGTACCATCTTGAAACATGTGTCACTATAGCACAGGTCTGGGTGTCACGTCATTTGCCAGGCCCGAATCCCCGCTGCTAAACCCGCAATGCATATGGGTTAAGTGTCACGGGAGGGTTGCCAGTCATGCATCGGGTGAGGAAGTCGCGGGGGGCTACACCGGGTCAATCGCTGGTAACGGCCTCACGGCGGGGGGGTGGACAAGACGGCACGATATTTGCATAACGCCTATTGTGAGAGGCTGGATCGCCGTCACAAAGCACGTCCGGGGGTTCGCCCCGGCGCCAGACCAGAAGAACAGCGTTTCTTGGGGGTGGTCCATGGAAGAAAGACAATCCGGGCAAGCCTCAAAGCGATCATGGTGTGCCTCGTGTAGTTCTTACGGACCAGGCAACGAAGAATTCACTACTACTATCTCTTCTTGGCCTACGCGACTACTCGCTCCTTCCACACAACGGGATGTGCCATCTTGAGGTTGGAGGCACAGAGACAACTCTGAGGTCTAGACGCGTTGCCATCAGGGCCCTGTTCCCGTAGGTTCCAGAGACTCAAGTCCAAGAAGGAGGGGAATCTCTATGCCTGACAAGGCGCTTTACGAGAAGATAGTCAAGGAGGCCGTGGCCGCAGCCGGGGCCGACCTTGGCGTCATCCGCGAGAAGAGAGGCGACAGCTTCAAGATCGCTGACTGCCAGCCCTATGTGGATGCCGTCAACGGTATGGAGCCTGGCGCCGGCCAGTCAGAAAGCGTGTTTGACCTTCACGTCAAGTCCGTAAACGCTCACTACGACATCCTTAAGGGCCTCTGCACCACAATCAGACCCGAGGACGACCCATTTGTGGAACACTACCAGACACCTCCCATCCTCGAACTGCTGTACAATATGGATCCCGCATTCAAGGGGTCAATGACCAAGTTCATCGACGCCATAGCTGCCAACAGGGCCATGCTGGGACGAGAATCCATGCGCATCTACGGCGGGTTCTACGGGCCGACATGCGTCGTCGACTTCGCCTTCTCTTGTGGCTCCACGTCAAACGTGGTTAACCAGATCCTGACGGACCTTGAGATCCCCAAGGACCACAAGCGCACCATACTGGCGTCCAAGTCCTGGGGGATGAACACCTCCTACGGCGTGGGCTCGGCCTTCAGGGCAGCGGTAGAAGAGGGTAAGAGTGCCGGCGCGGCTGAAGATGCCGAGGTCGAGATGATGCAATTCGTCTACCGGGAGCCCGTTG contains the following coding sequences:
- a CDS encoding sodium:solute symporter family protein, which produces MPPGWVYAALAIYVVIGTAVALASKRGMGKGITEYFLANRTIGGFVGALTYSATTYSAFMLVGLAGFTYRGGVGALGFELIYLSGLVLVAFFGPRFWLAGRKYNYVTPTELLADRYQSRLLGYVSALACMVFLIPYSAVQLMGIGYLLKGLSGGSIPFMTGVIIATLLAILWALIAGMRSVAWTDSLQALFMVVAAVLSVVIVAYRGFGGFGPMFFRLEAEYAAWLTVPGPGFFNIKAFIGLTIPWFFFSISNPQVSQRLFVTKSLRSMRTMLLGFLAFGFIYTLVSVIWGFSALLLLPSLANADLATPTLLGLTSVLPPLLSIVAMIGITAAAISTVDSIILTLSSMVSRDLYGVSARGVDEARQLLAGKLFIPLFALLILLFARLELGLIAALSVASSAGLLVLVPAIFGAFFWKGSTAQGAVASIILGGGVALYLQFSGLRPLGHWPGVWSIITSTITFLAVSLATRPPVEKAEEFLGYLAKSLKEHGAL
- a CDS encoding flavin reductase, with product MLDPKCLHQLSYGLYVVSSRAGEHLNGQVANTVFQVSNDPPSVAVMLVPIQHDGEYGQESGRR
- a CDS encoding sigma-54-dependent Fis family transcriptional regulator, with product MEPDRERVEETYRCWEQIVLQGWDPETVDAIDPMFLRSWQRCLAKSLNPERPIAMTLPDPQIRINLQRRQRLIEVAKPFLENLYRLVQGSGFVVVLLDEECCILALMGDREILERDYHFRVGEFWDEGTKGTNAMGLVMIEQKPLQVYATEHYCRANHWLTCSAAPIRNNHGEMIGILDVSGDYRYAHAHTLGMVVAAVQAIQNQLDLEAANAELTKAYNNTAAIIESISDGLVSFDKYGHITKLNELAVELLGLGRDDYIGQHVSTCINMPDIVTDLLNNRRVISDREVFLDTSLGRVQFLLSGCPITDNERRVSGGVITLQPMKNVQRLVTRISGARAQFTFDHILGKSRSLRRALETAKAVAQSLSTVLLEGESGTGKEMFAQAIHNTSPMHTGPFVAINCGAIPRDLLESELFGYEEGAFTGAKRGGRPGKFELANDGTLFLDEVGDMPFETQASLLRVLEEKQVIRVGGHRPILVNVRVIAATNRDIRKEVDKGNFRRDLYHRLDVIRLRIPPLKEREDDILLLANHFVQKFSTMLRLPPAAIAPEAAVALERYRWPGNVRELSNALERAINLARGETVTLQHLPEPLQAHAAGAKVADRKVTKARYQGSVQRQEEKLIRETLKDTSGNVSRCASVLGISRNTLYRKMKKYRISIPRE